The Apium graveolens cultivar Ventura chromosome 10, ASM990537v1, whole genome shotgun sequence nucleotide sequence ATTTTCTTATCATTTTCTGTAAAGATGAGATCATCTACATAGAGACAAACAATCAGAATATTGCTTCCATTTTTCTTTACATATAAGGTTGCCTCATTCTTACTTCTTTGAAATCCATTTTTTAAGAAGTAAGTATCAATTTCTTTGTACCAACTTTGAGGCAATTGTTTTAGACCATAAAGGGCCTTTTTGAGTTTTAATACTTTATTTTCTCCCCTTTCTATCAAGAAACCTTGCGGCTGCTCAACATAAATTTTCTCATCCAGTTTTCCATTAAAGAAGGCTGACTTAACATCAAGTTGAAAAATTTTCCATCTCTTTTGTGCTGCAAGAGCAATCAAGGTTCTTATAGTTTATAGCCTTGCCACAAGTGAGAATGTCTCTGAAAAATCAATACAAGCCTTTTGAGTGAAACCTTTAGCGACTAGTCTCGCCTTATATTTCTGTATTTCTCCATTTTGATTTAACTTAGTCTTGTAAATCCATTTTAGCATGATAATTTCTCTTCCTTCAGGCTTGTCTACCAGTTCCCATGTTTTATTTTTCTCAATCATATGCATCTCTTCTTCCATAGCTTGCTGCTATACATCATGGTTCACTGCTTCTTCAAAAGTTTCTGGTTCACCAACTACAAAATTACAGGTCTGAAAGATGTCGCTTAATCACCTCCATTTTCTTGGTGGAGATTCATTATCAACCTCGGATCCAGATTCTGATGTATGAGCTTGTACTTCTCTTTCATCACCTTCTTCACTTATTATTGAGGAATTAGGATGACTAATATGATCTTCTTGTTTTTCTCTCCAATCCCAGGTTGCTTTTCATCAAATAAAACATCTCTACTAACAATCAGTTTGTTAGTTTTGACATTATAAAGCATGTATCCTTTAGTCTCAAGAGTATATTCGATAAAAATGTATTTTATACTTTTATCATCTAATTTAGTACGCTTCTCTGCAGGAATATAGGCACAACAAACACAaccataaattttaaaatgacTTACACAAGGTTTTTCACCACTATATACTTCTAAAGGTGTCATGTTTTGTACAGCTTTCATGGGACACCTATTAAGGATATATACAGCCGTGTTTGTAGCTTCTGTCCAGAACCTTTTTGGCAGCCCTTCATTCATCATGGATCTACCCATTTCAACAATCGTTCTATTTTTCCTCTCCGCAACTCCGTTTTGCTGTGGACTATATCCAGCTGTTAGTTGCTTCCAAATTCCTTCGTCTTTGCAGTATTCTTCAAATTCTTTATATGTATATGTTAGTccccaacaatacaacaaaaattatagagggggggttgaatgtaattcttacccctttttcaaaatcaaacaagttctaacttgataaaaTATGGTAGTAATAAAAACAAaggcttttaaaactttctggtggatttgaaagtatccaccagatatacatatataaatatatcaatgagaactctgtgtagcttaaatggctcacaactgctttacaagttgtACAATCAAACTACAGAGagattcttgacaagtacaactttttctatctctctttaaaatgtgtttgcttagttagaTGTTCTAccagctacacttggtttatatatcaccaagtttacatgacaataagataagataataaagCAAAACATATCTAATCTAACTCCTTACTGCTTTACTACTctgttccagcatctttgaatatcttcacaattgcatgaaaatggtaatacttctttgttctcaaatttcTGCTTaacaggcttccacattccttttgcaaacacccgacgcatgtgactgtgttgtcactgtcaacagatatttgaatttgatcatccgtcgggagtcttgtagatcatccgtcgggagctttgttgatcatccgtctggtagctttgatcatccgccggataactatttgtcacttgactccatttcacttatacagaattacaagacatcacatatttataattaatcaacctattctgcatatccactagtagtcaacatgactcataaaCTCCTATAGAAtttacacaaagttgtttgcagaaatgtgctacaatacttatttattacataagttactcactcgatggatgttaattggtcatccgtcgggactatatttaatcatccgtcgagtgctacaaaattacactaagttgaatctactaaggtgtttgttaatctaatcatcaagtacacaacatattcctaacaatctcccccaatttatgtctactagaattgtagccataaattaagagaaacttgataataacaaaacaccctaaaaatacagattaaaaagtagtagataatACTGATAAATGCTGCattatttactgaaaattgaacaaggcaaagtgtacaaagagttgctcacaatcattatcaaggtgctcctagtctgagcagataaatctatttccttgattgtctggatttcttcccaagcctcctgttgttctcttctatttgattctggagttgtttGTGAAATTCAAGCTCATCAGCTTTAGATATATTCaacatttcttgtatttccaaaagagtctcattgctagagatgctcagttggtcatccagtctgaagaatcttctgactcccttatcatccatgaattccatcagccaataaggcctcagatgcactctacttcctgtgtaaggaatagttagagtctttgggagtgcatctttagctttattactccttagctcttcaatcttctttagaactagtcttcttgcagtcacatcgaatccaaagttcttcttgaaggatgaatagaacTTTATCAGTTTAGATTGGATTTCTTGAAGAATCCCGTGAAGTAGCCATgtgatctcttttcctcccttatatttgaatactagtctttcaggaagatgtatgtaagcatcaatccctcttacttctttcagttcatccaagtagaggtttatatcagaaaactccttgatatcacagatatacagaatatctcccttgttgactgtgggttgagatttaGCTAGTGTCTTAGTTCcgagagtcacaggcttcactttcttgattgctctaatCTTTGTTTTCCTTGGCTTCTTGAATATAGGTAGATTTaattcaggaattggtagactatcccagtctattggctcatcctttggaatgataggttcactatGAAAGTTCTTGAGTGGATCCACgttgaattcctcatgtaccacagAGGGCTTGGATGTCTGAGTTGTTGTGGTAGATTGTTTgagaatgtagtcttccatttcatCATCACTGAAGTGCAATTTcttcttgattctttgcttgtaccttggtttctttatCTGTTGAGGTGcatcttgaggttcagcaattacagatggttgtgcagaaatctcttTTGTAGTCTTCACGGCTTGAAGCTTGGCCACGATAGCAGATTGCTCCTttttttgtttgagcttcttagcatctaaaacatcttgcttcttttctttcctgattctttccttctcttcctttttagcttctacaaactgagggtgtccagccactacacagatttctttaccatttctgtaaattttggcaattcttcttttaagtgctgaatcagctggatctttgtataatgcaattgacctagccaacagcttcttttcatctggcctaggtgtcaCAAACAAAAGATCCACAAGGTTTTtatctgagaactttgagtagttccttttaggcttcatgatcagatttgtctttggagatttgatgcaagatgtttggcctttttccagataattcatactcatttcattcacataaaTATCCTTGACTtaagagtgatgaatgaaggttTTGTCTGACTTCTGAAtttgaccaaatttcttttggatatcatcatcaattttcttccaatcTATTGGGCTCACtggcttcttctcagctgctgcttTCAGTTTGACTGATGCTTGATTGATAAGATCAATGCTTTCTATAACAGGTGGCTTTGTGAAGGAAATTGCTGGCACAATTGCATtactgacttgtatgtttagcatTTTTTGCTCCCCCCACTCCTTGATCCCTCTTGACTAAATGGGACAATGGAGtcttctttctccccctttttgttatccgcAAGTAGAGTAGAGGAAGAGCTTTGTGCTGCCACTAGATTTTGAAACAAGTCTGTTTGCTGTGCTTGATATAGATGAATAgctgttagagaagcttccatagaaatcatccttttatccaaggaatccactttagtggcaagatcagagttcttccttagctgtctcttaatgtcaatcattgttgcttctggaagtttagcatccaatctttcagaaatatcctttttcatttgatcaatctCATTTTTGATATAAGTGACATTCTGGttgtgttgaaagccttggatttgatgtaactgaagagaagcaaggtgtgctttTAGGAGCATCTTGGTGCTTGCATTGGTTGTTGATTGAAGGGCAGATTGTGTCTGACTGATGAGTTGTATGAGAGTGGTCTTGAAgtgatgttcatcacatttctttgaaaatgcccaagttgtcataccagatctggaactagggcctgcttctccccctatgtccattggctcctcttcactatcatcaccctcatcaccaaagaaatcttctgacCCACCAGCCTCATAATCAAtgtcaccagctgtagaaggcatggTTGTGATGACATtctttgctctttgcattgattgagtggtgtgcaccaaatttagcaccctttctgcattttcattgccctgtccagccaaaagttgatatgctggaacatgatgagtaaatgtctcagcatccaaaaaggtggaatctataacaacttgactatgctgagatagttcctctatgtctgcatcattgacattcatccttagtcaaatatgctaggttagtggtgattacctgattacttgaagaacttgtttctgtttcatcagacttggccatcagggctaggttgacataacttgtttcttcatcttcatccaatccattagcttcccagtcattttcttgtgtaatgaaagcccattccttttgcttgaacaactcaaaatatttctgtttataatcaacatgctcaaactttttcttgctggaatctgactttttgcactcattagcaaaatgaccagctaagccacatttgaaacacttgaatttagatttatccaccatgtttctatttggcttagcagctccaaagttcttcttgaacttgagcttggaaaatcttctcgATAAGAATgttaaatgctcatcaatatcattcttgtcatcttgactcaaatattcttcattttcagctaccagtcCCTTATTGACCTTTGATttagactcaacagcttctaccttcatctctttctctttctctaactcagcaaccagtgctatggaccctcctttcttccttcatttctccatcctttcatcttactctattttaagctcataagttttcaggatgccatacagtctctctaaggtaaactccttgtattcttgtgaatttctcaatgagactatcattggcttccactcatttggaagagatctaaggaacttgaggttagagtcttttgtttgatagaatcttccatgcaacttcagagcatttagtagcttttgaatctactaaaaatgtcagtgagagactcactttcttcacattggaaatgctcatattgttgaatcagtagctgcatcttgttttccctcacttgttcagtaccatcacagattatctgaattgtgtcccaaacctccttggctgttttgtagttaataatgttatcaaacatatcaccatcaactccattgaataatatgttcatggccttcttgtctttcctgaccTGCTCCATATCAGGGTCTGACCTTTTatgccttggtttgggaacaTATGGTttattgccagttgcagctctatttggtacatgaggacctctctctatgcaatccacataggcctcatcttgggaaagaatatgtaggtgcatttttaccttccagtggtggtaattatctttgtccaggaatggaattttgactccaacatccttcttgttcatcttgttgtttgttgtgatctttacactctttgtacttcaagagcttgctctgataccaattgttagtccctaacaatacaacaagaattacagaaggggggggggggttgaacGTAATTCTGACCCCTTTTTCAAAATCAAACAAGTTATAACTTGATAAAATATGGTAGTAATAAAAATAAaggcttttaaaactttctggtggatttgaaagtatccaccatatatatatatcaatgaGAACTCCTGTGAAGCTTAAatggctcacaactgctttacaagttgaacaatcAAACTACAGAGAGATTCTTGACAAGTACATCTTTTTCTATCTCTGTTTAAAATGTGTTTGATTAGTTAGgtgttctactagctacacttggtttatatatcaccaagtttacatgataataagataagataataaagcaaaacatatctagtctaactccatgctgcttcactactctgttccagcatctttgaatatcttcacaattgcatgaaaatgataatgcttctttgttctcaaattcctgcttaacaggatgccacattccttttacaaacacccgacacatgtgactgtattgtcattgtcaacagatatttgaatttgatcatccgtcgggagtcttgtggatcatccgtcgggagctttgttgatcatccgccgggtatctttgttgatcatccgtcgggtagctattttgtcacttgactccatttcacttatatagaattacaagacatcacatatttttaattaatcaacctattatgcatatccactagtagtcaacatgactcatcaACTCCTACATAATTTACAGaaagttatttgcagaaatgtgctacaatacttatttattacataagctactcactcgatggatgttaattggtcatccgtcgggactataaggTTCATCCGTCAAGACTatatttaatcatccgtcgagtgctacaaaattacactaagttgaatctactaaggtattttgttaatctaatcatcaagtacacaacatattcctaatagtATATTCTACTCCTCTATCGCTTGGATGCACTTTATACTAGAACCAGATTGCTTTTCTACAAGAGCTTTAAATCTCTTGAAGACAGTGAAAGCTTCTGACTTCTCCTTCAAATATTCTTGTAAAATCGTCAATAAAAATGATAAAGTACCTTTGTTGTCCCAGAGAAAGAGTCTTCATTGGGCCACAAATATCGGTATGTATAAGCTCTAGACATTCCCTAGCTCTCCATGACTTCCCTTTAGGAAATGGAATTTTGTGATATTTTCCCATGATACAACCTTCACAAGGATCCATCTTACTTTGTAATTCTGGTAGTCCGTCCACCATATTTCTTTGCTTGAGAAGCTTTAATCCCTGAAAGTTCAGGTGACAAAATCTTTGATGTCAAAGCCATGACTCTTCAACAACACCAACCTTTAAAGCTTTGTACTCAAATGTTATAGAAAAGTTTTTATTGCTCTCCATTTTTACTTCAGCAACAGCCTGATTGTTGTTGTTCTTGTCAAAAATCTTGCAAAAGTTAATCTTTAAAAACAAGACAATAACCATGCTCCAGAAGCTGTCCAACACTTAACAAATTTCTTTCAAATCTGGAACAAGAAGAACATTACGGATATATTTTACACCAGATTCTGTTTTGACAACAATCGTGCCTTTGCCTTTATCTTGAGCTACTATCCCATTTCCCATTCTCACCTTTGGATTTACTGTAGTATCCAGGTGCACaaaaatattttcattttcaGACATATGATTGTTGCAGCCACTATCGAagaaccaaatattattatcTTCATGGTGACTAGAATGACGCGTATAAAATAAATAATCTTCCTCTTTGTTATCCACCTTTTTCAGTAAAATTTGCTCTTTCCTGAAATTTAAATCTGCAATCTTTCTCGAGATGACCAAATCTATTACAATAATGACATTGTGGTTTCCCCTTAAACCAGCATTTAGATGTCATATGACTAGTCTTTTTGCAAATTTTGCAGAATAGTTTAGAGTTAAAGCTTGTACCTCTGTCATTGTTATCTACCTTCTTGTTGCTGTTAAAATATTCATTCTTTTTTCTATAATCAGCCTTTTTATGCTCCTTATTGTAACCGCCCTTCCTTGTAAATGGTTGCGCCTTCACCTTTGTCTTTGACTGAAATGCATTCTCTGTTTGCTCCGTTTGTTTAAATCTTCTCTTTTCATGTGCTTGAAGAGAACCCATCAATTCTTTCACTGACAACTTGGTGAGATCTTTAGTTTCTTCAATAACAGCAATGATATTTTCATACTTGTCCGTCAAACTGATCAAGATTTTCTCCGCAACATGTTGATCAGATATATCATCATCATAAGTTCTCATTTGGTTCACAATTTCCATTACTCGAGCATGATAACTTTGAATATTTTTAGAATCCTTCATTTTTAGATTCTGGAAATCTTTTTTAAGAGCTTGAAGATTGATACTTCTCACCTTCTCATCTTCATGAAATTCAGCCTCGAGGATTTCCCATGCTTCTTTTGCCCTAGTTGCCCTTGAAATCCTTAAAAAAATTAGTTTTGTGATACCTATCTGAAGCTTGCTTAGTGCTCTGGCATCTTGGCGACGAAATGCTTCAATTTTCTTTAATTCTGCTTCTGTCAAGCTAGCCTCGTCAGCAGGTTCTGCAAAGCCTTTCTCCACGATATTGCACAAGCCTTCAGCCCGTAGAACAGTCTTCATTTTTATCTTCCAGTAGTTATAATCTTCACCATCGAAGAAAGGAGTTATTGATGACTGGGACTCACCACTGGGAACTGAAGTAGATGCCATATTTAACTTCTTATTTCAATCCCAGATTGGAATCGAAACACTGCTCAGATGCCAATTTGTAGGAATTTTATTGAGTTGCTACTCCAGAGCTCTTGATATCAATGTGAAACTTATGATTTTTGTATATATTCATACTGAAGAAGTACAATGTAATATATACGTCCTTACAGATGTTTATAGAATACATTTTGTAGATATCAGATTTAATAAATTCTTGATGATCAGATTACTATGTTCATGAACATATAATTAAAACAGATCTTACTAGTAAATATTAGAGATACATGAATGTGAAAGTGCATTAATTCCAACAAAGAAAAATACTAATGACATTTTAATTCTAAATGAGATTCTAGAACTGACATCTTCACGAAGTGTGGTTCCATTTTAGAAAACTTCTAGAATGCATAATTCCAGGAAATATTGGTGTctaatgaataataataataatatgttatttttaaaatatatcaaATCATTATAGTCAGATTCATCGAATTTTACTTAATCACTGTTTTATATAATTTTGACCAATTATTTTATAGCAAATATGATTGGAGAAATGTACATGCTCTTGGCCAAGTTTGTGGCTAACAGTCATTAGATTGTAAAGATATGTTATAATTGTTTTTCGAAATTCACTATTTCCGTAATGTAAGTAGTGGAGCACCAGAACTCATGGAGTTTGGCACAAGAACTTGGATGTACGTCAGTAAAATGTAAAAAATGCTAATCCTTACAGTACTCAGAAGAAGTTGACCTGGCGGCTAGGTGTCTCCTAGTTTAATTATTCATCTTCTTTTCATGTGGTAAAATGTTTGGACTGAAACAAGTTTCTTGATCTGCTAAACTGACAGATGTTTTGGTTTATGTAGAGATATATGCGGAATCAAGGTTATTTGTTGATCATTTTACTGTTGTTTATGTCACCGGTTGTGACATGTTGGCTAGAATTTCTTTCCAGTTATTACTCGATCAAAGGCTTATCTTGATTAGGGTCGTGTTGGTGATGGGAAATCTTGTCCACTTATTCTAACGTGTTTGAATAGCAGCTTTTTATATAAATTGGTTCTCATAAAGGGTATACGGGAAATTAGGTGAGGTCTTTTAATGAGGCACGTGATCATGTAGTCTTAGAGGACGGACCGAGGAAAAGTCATCAAATTACACGATGTGCTCAATCTGAGTTATAACCAAACGAAGAGTGTGTTTAGTTGTTGAAAAGTCATAGATTAATTGAAGAGAATCTAAACACAAAAATGCACTTGTTTCTTTCTCTGCTTCTTGGTTTACTGTATATTTCTTGGGGGTCAGAACAGCTAGAGTCGAGCTCTCTGAGATTCAATACCACCGACGATTTTCACAGTATTCTCAAGGCTCAAGTCATTACAATTAAGCCAGAATGTCAGAGTAAATGCGGCGATCTGACCGTACCATATCCGTTTGGCATTATATCAGAAGCTCTCAATTGTTCGATAGATCCTTCCTTTGATATTACTTGCAACAATTCTTTCTATCCTCCCAAGGCCTTCTTACGAACTAGTAACATTGAGGTGTATGACATATCGAACGCTGAGTTAAAAATATCTACTTTTGTGTCTTATCGGTGCTATGATCAGTCCGGCAAGATTGTAGATGGAGGCCAGACTTGGTCTGTTAGTTTAGCGGGAACTTCATATCGGTATTCTGACGAAAATGTGTTCACAATCGTTGGTTGTGATGACTTTGCCAGCATTTACAATGATAAAAACTCCAAGTACCGTAAAGGATGCATGACAACATGCAGCAACATTGAGGAAGTCACGGGAAACGAGTGCTATGGAAGCGGTTGTTGTCAAGTATCCGTCAATGTTGAGAAGTATTTTGAAATCTATCTTAGTAGCGATTATAACCATACATATGGCGTCTCATCATTTAACCGGTGCGGTTATGCATTTTTGGGTGAGAAAAGTAGCTTCAAGTTTCGTGGTACGTCAGATCTCAATGATACGGACTTTGCCAACAGAACTGCGGCAAATGTTCCTATTGTACTGGACTGGGCTATTGGAAATAAAAATTGCAGCGAAGCAATCAAAGATCCAGATTCTTATGCTTGCAGAGACGCAAATAGCGACTGCAGCGATCAAATTCAGTCTGGCGGATATCTTTGTGGTTGCAAAGAAGGTTACGAGGGCAATCCATATCTCAGTTCAGGGTGCCATGGTAATAATTAACTGActgttctttttaattttaaACCTGTTGACCAACTAATGACTCAATCTAAAGTAATTTTGATTATTTTTATTATGTATCAGATATCAATGAATGTGAACAGACACATGATTGCCAACAAGTTTGCAACAATACGGATGGGAAATATAATTGCTCTTGCAAACCTGGGTACTATACTGACCACAGTGATTTTAGAAGATGTATTGCTGAAAGACCCAAGTCCCAAGTGATCCAGTTTGCATTAGGTAGGTTAGTTCCCACCGAGGGTTACCGAATTAAATTTAATGTATAAATAATACTTATTTGCTATATATCCACATGTAATATTTATTGATAGATCTATGGGTTGACAATGCAGGTATAGGATTTTGTTGCCTTTTGGTAATAATTGGAATGAATTGGGTGTATTGCATCATGAAGCAAAGAAAACATTCCCAAATAAGAGAGAAATTCTTTGAGCAGAATGGGGGTCTCCTCTTAAGACAGCGAAGTATCTCTGAGGGTAGTACGTCTGTTGAGTCTACAAAACATTACACCTATGAAGAATTGAAGAAAGCAACCAACAATTATGCTGCTGACAGAATTGTTGGTCAAGGTGGTTATGGTATAGTTTACAAAGGAATTTTATCTGATCAACGTATAGTTGCAGTTAAAAGATCTAAGGTATTGGATCCGAGTCAAATAGACCAATTTATCAACGAGGTTGTGATTCTTACACAAGTTAACCATAGAAATGTGGTTAAACTTCTAGGATGTTGTTTAGAGTGTGAGGTACCATTGTTGGTATATGAGTTCGTATCCAATGGTACTTTACATCATCATGTCCACAGCATCGATGGAGGCTTGTCATGGTTATCTTTGGACAATCGGTTGAGAGTTGCTGCTGAATCTTCTGGCGCTCTTGCATATCTTCACTCAGCAGCTTCTATGCCCATTATGCATAGAGATGTCAAATTAGCCAACATATTATTGGATGACAATTGTGTTGCCAAAATATCAGATTTCGGAGCGTCGAGGTTGGTACCCATGGATCAAACTAAAGTTATTACATTAGTCCAAGGAACTTTAGGGTACTTGGACCCTGAATACTTCCATACCGGTGAACTCACCGAAAAAAGTGATGTTTATAGTTTTGGAGTGGTTCTAGCAGAGCTTTTGACAGGACGAAAACCAATTTGCATGGTAAATTCTTTGGAAGAAAAAAATCTAGCCACATATTTCATTACATCCCTAAAGGAAAATAGGCTGTTCCAAGTTCTTGATCGACGAGTAGTGAAGGAAGGGGCGATGGATCAACTAGAAAAAGCTGCTCAACTTGTGAAGAGGTGTCTTAACCTTAACGGTGAGGAAAGACCAACAATGAAGGAAGTGACCATGGAAATTGAAAGTTTAAGAAGATTTTCTAAACATCCATGGGCTAATCAACATGCCAATGAAGACACTTTGAGCTTAAAAGGTCATCCGCAGATACAACATTCAGACCTTTATGAAATTCAACTAAGTTCTTACCCTACTGTCTTGAATGACTCCCAACAATATAATGTTGGAAATACTGATTattatagcaacatagaggcagtTATATATCATATTAAACAAGCCAAGGCCAAGCAAGTTGAAACAAAACGTGAAGGTAAAATACATGCATGTCAGTGACTGTAAAACTAGAGGAAGGAAAGAAGTTGTACCAGTAGCCATAGCTTGAGGCAAAAACATGTACAACAAGAAAATTACAAGAACAGCTGAGTCGTCAGGCCTTATACGAAGAcctgactgctcttgaagagattattgcccccacCTGCTGCACTGGGAATGCTTGCAACACCtcctccaggataaaacagctcagaGCTTTGAATTACAGCACCTTCGAAGCTCAACCACGACTAGCTCCTCACTCGCCGGAAAACCAACTGCTGACTGacttgtgtttgggagagagagCAGAGAGGAAGAGGAGAAGAGAATGTAGGGTGTGGTGTGTGAAACTCAGCAGCTTAGTCCTTTATTTATACTAGAGGCTAAGTGTAACTGACCACCCAAATTTAATATATGAATTTAAACTGCACATTTAAAATAAATCGTAACAGCTGATTTATTATAATGTAACAGCTGATATATATTAATCCACACATTAAACCATccgttttatatatatatactttaattTCTGAATATATATCATCAGTTACAAGTCTAGGTTCATTGTATCTGACTTAGCCCAATTATGCAATCCGACCCAGTCCAATTGAGCCCAACAGACACAACCCAGCCCaactgataaataaattctaattaaaatattatattaaatcgatacgaaataaaattccccgcccaggtcgcctcgcgtacgcgagacgccgagacattcgcccaaatcgcccttcgacccgacccgtCCCGTCCCGTGACGTGACGTGACGaggcgtggcggggcggggcggcGGCGGCGGCGCGCGCGTGGGCTCGTGAGAACACCACGCACCATAACACACCTTAGTAGTTATGCACTACCCATGTGTGTTATACTATATAAAGCCAACACCCCTTTTATTTCTTTCTATGT carries:
- the LOC141690262 gene encoding wall-associated receptor kinase 1-like isoform X2, with amino-acid sequence MHLFLSLLLGLLYISWGSEQLESSSLRFNTTDDFHSILKAQVITIKPECQSKCGDLTVPYPFGIISEALNCSIDPSFDITCNNSFYPPKAFLRTSNIEVYDISNAELKISTFVSYRCYDQSGKIVDGGQTWSVSLAGTSYRYSDENVFTIVGCDDFASIYNDKNSKYRKGCMTTCSNIEEVTGNECYGSGCCQVSVNVEKYFEIYLSSDYNHTYGVSSFNRCGYAFLGEKSSFKFRGTSDLNDTDFANRTAANVPIVLDWAIGNKNCSEAIKDPDSYACRDANSDCSDQIQSGGYLCGCKEGYEGNPYLSSGCHDINECEQTHDCQQVCNNTDGKYNCSCKPGYYTDHSDFRRCIAERPKSQVIQFALGIGFCCLLVIIGMNWVYCIMKQRKHSQIREKFFEQNGGLLLRQRSISEGSTSVESTKHYTYEELKKATNNYAADRIVGQGGYGIVYKGILSDQRIVAVKRSKVLDPSQIDQFINEVVILTQVNHRNVVKLLGCCLECEVPLLVYEFVSNGTLHHHVHSIDGGLSWLSLDNRLRVAAESSGALAYLHSAASMPIMHRDVKLANILLDDNCVAKISDFGASRLVPMDQTKVITLVQGTLGYLDPEYFHTGELTEKSDVYSFGVVLAELLTGRKPICMVNSLEEKNLATYFITSLKENRLFQVLDRRVVKEGAMDQLEKAAQLVKRCLNLNGEERPTMKEVTMEIESLRRFSKHPWANQHANEDTLSLKGHPQIQHSDLYEIQLSSYPTVLNDSQQYNSSSAVSLLNGPSSPR
- the LOC141690262 gene encoding wall-associated receptor kinase 1-like isoform X1, with amino-acid sequence MHLFLSLLLGLLYISWGSEQLESSSLRFNTTDDFHSILKAQVITIKPECQSKCGDLTVPYPFGIISEALNCSIDPSFDITCNNSFYPPKAFLRTSNIEVYDISNAELKISTFVSYRCYDQSGKIVDGGQTWSVSLAGTSYRYSDENVFTIVGCDDFASIYNDKNSKYRKGCMTTCSNIEEVTGNECYGSGCCQVSVNVEKYFEIYLSSDYNHTYGVSSFNRCGYAFLGEKSSFKFRGTSDLNDTDFANRTAANVPIVLDWAIGNKNCSEAIKDPDSYACRDANSDCSDQIQSGGYLCGCKEGYEGNPYLSSGCHDINECEQTHDCQQVCNNTDGKYNCSCKPGYYTDHSDFRRCIAERPKSQVIQFALGIGFCCLLVIIGMNWVYCIMKQRKHSQIREKFFEQNGGLLLRQRSISEGSTSVESTKHYTYEELKKATNNYAADRIVGQGGYGIVYKGILSDQRIVAVKRSKVLDPSQIDQFINEVVILTQVNHRNVVKLLGCCLECEVPLLVYEFVSNGTLHHHVHSIDGGLSWLSLDNRLRVAAESSGALAYLHSAASMPIMHRDVKLANILLDDNCVAKISDFGASRLVPMDQTKVITLVQGTLGYLDPEYFHTGELTEKSDVYSFGVVLAELLTGRKPICMVNSLEEKNLATYFITSLKENRLFQVLDRRVVKEGAMDQLEKAAQLVKRCLNLNGEERPTMKEVTMEIESLRRFSKHPWANQHANEDTLSLKGHPQIQHSDLYEIQLSSYPTVLNDSQQYNVGNTDYYSNIEAVIYHIKQAKAKQVETKREGKIHACQ